The Bacteroides acidifaciens genome includes a region encoding these proteins:
- a CDS encoding rhomboid family intramembrane serine protease, which translates to MALKPSYNDKLHLPGLSKTEILILALEASQKLEWNIEEVTPEGARFEVPFNMYSHGEEITFTIEPGSDGEVAVRSQSSSVQFVDYGKNRKNIQKLRETMKEIKTSLTPEELTQKAKDFEEECNRPLTEEEKAYLEEEKKRNSFWSFFIPRKGSMATPILIDLNILVFIVMIASGVGIMSPSTLSLLKWGADFGPLTLTGDWWRAVTCNFIHIGAFHLLMNMYAFMYVGLLLEGLIGSRRMFMSYLLTGLCSAVFSLYMHSETISAGASGAIFGLYGIFLAFLFFYRIAKEQRKALLTSILIFVGYNLVYGMKAGIDNAAHIGGLLSGFLLGIIYVCSYKFEKADAQRTVSILGELGIFCIFLFSFLMLCKNVPPLYQDIRSEWESGIVEAYLNGELEEENENGNQADMKTANSSSISHYPPYVPIGNNDTWLSYYDAETNFSCQYPTNWRKITGAKGLTPSAEPPLLRLVNGANQLTVTALTYDTQKEFEHIKKLSLTLPRNAQGEPSEDYKQSNININGLSMTKTTNPLHIGTPDEPGEDIQQIVLHYFQESKKRIFAIVMLVYDEEAETDLNAITSSIQITQ; encoded by the coding sequence ATGGCACTCAAACCTTCATATAACGACAAACTGCATTTACCGGGTTTATCAAAAACAGAAATCCTTATACTGGCTCTTGAAGCTTCGCAAAAGCTGGAGTGGAATATCGAGGAAGTGACTCCGGAAGGAGCACGATTCGAAGTCCCGTTCAATATGTATTCTCATGGAGAGGAAATAACCTTCACCATAGAACCGGGAAGCGATGGAGAAGTAGCTGTGCGTAGCCAATCCTCTTCCGTACAATTTGTAGACTATGGAAAGAACAGAAAAAATATACAAAAGCTACGCGAGACGATGAAAGAAATAAAAACATCCCTTACCCCGGAAGAGCTAACCCAAAAGGCAAAAGATTTCGAGGAAGAGTGTAACCGTCCGCTCACAGAAGAAGAAAAAGCCTATCTGGAGGAAGAAAAGAAAAGGAACTCTTTCTGGTCGTTCTTTATTCCCCGCAAAGGTTCTATGGCAACACCTATCCTGATAGACCTCAACATCCTTGTATTTATTGTGATGATTGCATCCGGAGTGGGAATCATGTCTCCTTCCACCTTATCACTGCTGAAATGGGGAGCCGACTTCGGACCGCTGACCCTTACAGGCGACTGGTGGCGTGCAGTGACCTGTAACTTCATACATATCGGTGCTTTTCATCTACTAATGAATATGTACGCTTTCATGTACGTAGGACTTCTACTGGAAGGACTGATAGGAAGCCGTCGGATGTTCATGTCTTATTTACTGACCGGACTATGTTCGGCAGTATTCAGTCTTTATATGCACAGCGAGACAATCAGTGCCGGAGCCTCCGGAGCTATCTTCGGACTTTATGGTATATTCCTCGCCTTCCTGTTCTTCTATCGCATCGCAAAGGAACAACGGAAAGCATTATTGACCAGTATCCTTATTTTTGTCGGTTACAATCTGGTTTATGGCATGAAAGCCGGGATTGACAACGCTGCACATATTGGCGGATTATTAAGCGGTTTCCTACTGGGAATCATCTATGTATGCAGCTATAAATTTGAAAAAGCCGATGCGCAACGCACCGTTTCAATCCTTGGGGAGCTTGGTATCTTTTGCATTTTCCTGTTCAGCTTCTTGATGCTTTGCAAGAACGTTCCCCCTCTTTATCAAGACATACGCAGTGAATGGGAAAGCGGTATTGTAGAAGCCTATCTGAATGGTGAACTGGAAGAAGAAAACGAAAATGGTAACCAAGCCGACATGAAGACTGCCAACAGTTCTTCTATCAGCCACTATCCTCCATACGTTCCGATAGGCAATAACGATACATGGCTTTCTTATTACGATGCAGAAACAAATTTCAGTTGCCAGTATCCTACCAACTGGAGGAAAATAACAGGAGCGAAAGGATTGACTCCCAGCGCAGAACCTCCGTTGCTTAGGCTCGTCAACGGTGCCAACCAACTGACGGTTACCGCTCTGACCTACGATACACAAAAAGAGTTTGAACATATCAAGAAGTTATCGCTCACTCTCCCGCGAAATGCACAAGGAGAACCATCGGAAGACTATAAGCAGAGCAATATCAACATCAACGGGCTATCCATGACAAAAACTACAAACCCTCTGCACATCGGAACTCCTGATGAACCGGGAGAAGACATACAACAAATTGTATTACACTATTTCCAAGAAAGCAAGAAGCGAATTTTTGCCATTGTTATGCTTGTCTATGATGAAGAAGCCGAAACCGATCTGAATGCTATTACATCAAGTATTCAGATCACCCAATAA